The window ACATAATGTCATTGTTTTTTGTGGTATTATTACAGAGAGGTCGCTAATGGTTTGATGAAATACAAGCCAGATATTATTATCAGTGTACACCCTCTTATGCAACACGTTCCTCTTCGTATCTTGAGAGCAAAAGGTCTTCTGAAGAAGATAGTGTTTACCACTGTTATTACAGATTTAGCTACTTGTCATCCAACATGGTAATTTCCTTTTTCTTACTTCCagtaattttgatttatatttttgctagaatcaaacatatattattagCAAGGCTGAAATAAAGAGTTCATTGTAGGCATTACATACTGAAAGAAAAGAAAGGCAATAGTAATAAAAGAGCAAGAATATTTTGTCTTTGCCATTTGCAAGACTGTTTTTGATTCCCATGATATATTAAGTGTAATTTTGATTGTCTTTGTATGAATTTCATGTTTTATGTTCCTTAGGTTTCATAAACTAGTGACGAGATGTTATTGCCCAACAGAAGAGGTTGCAAAAAGAGCTATGAAAGCTGGACTTCAGCAGTCTCAAATCAAGGTCTTTGGCCTTCCCGTACGACCGTCCTTTGTGAAATCGATGGGTGCAAAGGTTTGATGAAATTTCTAGATCTTTACTTAAGATGTTTGGTTCcgttttcattttctttgatGAAACACTTAAGAATTCATCCCGAAGGATCAGTGTTTGTGGTCTTTCTTTGAATCTgttattctttttgtttttgaaaaaaatattgtttgatgaaaaagtgaattatttaggttaaatgactaaaatatcatttatgtttaatatttgaaatgttataaaaaataatataaaggtAGTTTAATATTTTGGTCGATGAATTGAGCCATACCTTTAtgccacatatatatatataacaaaaaatcaTTACTGATTTCATAGTACAACTCATATCTGCAcgcttctttttcttttgtatttCAAAAATTGTATGATGATGTGTATAACCTAAACAGGATGGAATGAGAAGAGAACTAGGAATGGATGAAGATCTTCCTGCTGTACTACTAATGGGTGGTGGTGAAGGAATGGGTCCAATTGAGGCAACCGCAAAGGCACTTGGAAACTCATTGTACGACGAAAAACTTGGGGAGCCAATCGGCCAATTACTCGTGATATGTGGTCGCAATCAAAAACTTGTTAACAGGCTGCTTTTAATTGACTGGAAGATACCTGTCCAGGTAACAAACTTTTCCATCTTCCACTCATGTTGTGTGTTCGAACATTGGCTTCATTTGGAAATgcaaattctataaaaaattcCATCCCCTCGTTTGATGTGGGGGCGAAGGTTATGAAATCAAAAATTTTGTTGATGAAAAAGTGGAGTTTTGGggattatttgagttaaattacTAATATgcccttttatatttaaattttataaaaggtAAAGTAACAgtgttttgatattttagcTGATGCATTAATAGATTTTATGTTTGAAAGAAAAGGTGATGtgatataagttttttttttgaaaactcaaATAACCTAAGATCAAACAAGTTGTGGCTTATTTCTTATTTGGATAACCAATctattattgaaaattaggttatttgggtgaaatgaaaataatttcttttaaaagaaattgaGGGTAATTTGGTTTTGGATAAACAATATATCATtgaaaattaggttatttgggtaaaatgaaaaataatttattttaaaagaaattgagGGTAATTTGATTGCTGATTTGAATGATGCGATAATGATGGGATATTGGCCTCTGAAACTGAACTTAGACATAGATTCATAAATTCGTTTGCGGTTTCTCCTTTGGATCCAGATACAGAAACACAATTGCTTTCAAATAGGGTGAGTAGTGTGTTCTATCTACTTAAGTAACTTCACTGATAAAACAGATTTTTGAATAACAGATTAAAGGGTTTGTCACAAAAATGGAAATTTGCATGGGAGCATGCGACTGCGTTATTACGAAGGTATTGTCATTATTCATTTCGTCTCGATTTGCACAAATTAGGTTATTATTATGAACACTTTTTTCTGTATTCTGTGAAGGCCGGTCCAGGAACTATAGCTGAAGCCATGATCAAAGGACTTCCCATTATTCTCAATGATTATATTGCTGGACAGGTAAAAAAACAGttttatttgagtttaaacgactaaaatacccttggtgtttAATATTAGTTTTGGTTAATGACAGGAAGCTGGAAATGTTCCGTTTGTGGTTGAGAATGGATGCGGAAAATTCTCAAAGTCGCCTAAAGAGATAGCTAGAATCGTATCACAATGGTTTGGTCCAAAAGCGGACGAACTGAAAGCCATGTCTATGAATGCGTTGCGGCTGTCGAGGCCCGATTCTGTATTTAAGATTGTACATGATCTACATGAACTGGTTAGACATAAAAGCTATGTACCTCAGCTTACCCAAACTGGTTAGATTATCATTTACCTAGAACTGCTTTTTGTGTCcaagtttttctttcttttttttggcTTAGAATTGTTTTTTGTTGTAACAATTGAGTTTTAATTTATGTCTTATGTCGAAAATGAGATAAAATAGCAAgctaaataatgattttttttttgtttggagCTAAGAGCAAGGTAAATAGTTCATGAAGCTGGCTATATTTCAATTTGTTAATGAGTTTATTATGATGAAATTTTATATTGGATTCTCCTTAGTAAGTATATCAATGTATCATGATAATCTTGTTGTGTGTGAGCTTTCTCCCCAGTTGAGTAGAAGTGACTCAAAAACTGGACTGGCTCAACActtttattatgttaaaaatttagattttagttgttaaaattttacaattttattgaaatttttaaatggttaaattcttataattttacaaaattacaGCATATTAAGTGAATTTACATTAAACCatctaaaattttgatttaatttttaaaatattatcattcatAACGATCATAATTAGGATGATGACAACACATCCTTACTCGATATCAATATAGTTACCTGTCCCCTCGATGAGtatcttatattaaatttttattcccGACCATTTGGATACTTGATTCTCGACAAGTAtcttaaatattgaatattatgACATTTCTCTTGAGATTTAGGtgatttgtaaaattttaaatattgaataacataattttaatatgtatatCTACAAGTTTTTCTTATGTATAAATCGAATATACCACTACCCATAATTTTACTCTTTAATTTCGATCCCAAACCCAATTTGAAACCCATTTTTATCTCTAATCTTACAtactttatattaaaaaaactcttaaatttatattaaaattttacaaatttataaattattttgattttaagattttatatgtttttatattgataaaataaatttatatttctatattaaaaaaaatatttattcaaatagttgaacttatctaattaaattttcaattataattttttttaaattttatttgtataatttattttaaaaaaaagaaaagtaaacttattcaaataaattctggattttaccaatttataaatatccaatcattttaaatgatttacattcttatttcttttttttattactcaTTCCAATTAaggtctctctctctctcacacacacacataaACAAACTTCGAAGATCCAGGGTGCAGTGCAGGCTGAAGTTTCATCTTTCGATCACTTTAATGGAGAAAGGAAAAGGAGTGGCCTTTGTTCGGAAATGGGCTATTGATTTCACCGACAGCTCCAATACTCCTTCCTCCCGCGACATCCCTGATCCTCCTGGTTTTTCCCGTGTTTCTATTGAACAGGTTTTCACTTTCCTCAACCTCTCATCCTATATTTATCCATAAAAACTCAATTTCTGATATCATATGTATATaatggattggattggattgatGTAGGACGATTCA is drawn from Impatiens glandulifera chromosome 3, dImpGla2.1, whole genome shotgun sequence and contains these coding sequences:
- the LOC124929473 gene encoding probable monogalactosyldiacylglycerol synthase, chloroplastic codes for the protein MQPSNAAAQEQIEVFSVNRLTRLADYGLKTLNSDGCSLLPPNFLYFDGIGGSAGSKKKFKGVTSLSFSSRTGSTFRRLFNEFNSALKFHTERIPLEFASIRTGVGENNGSGDNEFGVLDDEGVHSNAIQPDRPKNVLILMSDTGGGHRASAEAIKAAFNEEFGDEYQVFVTDLWTDHTPWPFNQLPRSYSFLVKHGPLWKMTYYASAPRLVHQSNFAATSAFIAREVANGLMKYKPDIIISVHPLMQHVPLRILRAKGLLKKIVFTTVITDLATCHPTWFHKLVTRCYCPTEEVAKRAMKAGLQQSQIKVFGLPVRPSFVKSMGAKDGMRRELGMDEDLPAVLLMGGGEGMGPIEATAKALGNSLYDEKLGEPIGQLLVICGRNQKLVNRLLLIDWKIPVQIKGFVTKMEICMGACDCVITKAGPGTIAEAMIKGLPIILNDYIAGQEAGNVPFVVENGCGKFSKSPKEIARIVSQWFGPKADELKAMSMNALRLSRPDSVFKIVHDLHELVRHKSYVPQLTQTG